Proteins from one Clostridium cellulovorans 743B genomic window:
- a CDS encoding DNA gyrase/topoisomerase IV subunit B gives MGNSYDVTSLTSLEKLEPVRVRPGMYIGSTGSKGLHHCLWEILDNSIDEITNGYGNKVTIILNKDKSITIMDNGRGVPTGIHPIKKKTGVEMVYTELHTGGKFNSSNYKTSGGLHGVGAAVVNALSKWLEVEVCQDGKIFKQRFEYAYDKKLKKVMPGTAVTNLEVIGQTNETGTKVTFLPDKEVFSTIDIKFDTVDERLKEISFQNKGIFLELIDDRGEEQVRKEYFSERGLLDFIDYLNEAKTCLHKEPILISGEREIGNVKMYAEVCMQFTDSTTETIMSYVNNIPTTEAGTHETGFKTGMTRAFKDCGKKFGIIKDKDFDGEDLREGLTAIVKINLTNPIFEGQTKTKLGNSEATTMMNDLSYTKLCQWIEDNKELASMFINNALATAARKEKIKKINELERKKVGKGAAPLAGKIAVCTSKDKAISEFIVVEGDSAGGSAKQARDRRFQTIMPSKGKIMNTEKQKLENVLGSEELKIFNTAIGTGILDAYDEKDLKYDKIIIMSDADVDGYHIRTLWMTYIYRYMRPLIANGHLYMAQPPLYKVYKESKKGEIHKYAYSDDELESVKKEIGKGALIQRYKGLGEMNPEQLWQTTLNPETRTLYQITIEDAAKAEKMVSLLMGEVVEPRKNYMYKYAEF, from the coding sequence ATGGGAAATAGTTATGACGTTACATCCTTAACCTCTCTTGAGAAATTAGAACCAGTAAGAGTAAGACCAGGTATGTATATTGGTTCAACAGGATCTAAAGGGCTTCATCATTGCCTTTGGGAGATTCTGGATAACTCTATAGATGAGATTACTAATGGGTATGGTAATAAGGTTACGATAATATTAAATAAAGATAAGAGTATTACTATAATGGATAATGGTAGGGGAGTTCCTACAGGTATTCATCCAATAAAGAAAAAAACTGGAGTTGAAATGGTTTATACAGAACTTCATACTGGTGGAAAGTTCAATTCTAGTAACTATAAAACTTCTGGCGGACTTCATGGTGTTGGTGCAGCTGTAGTTAATGCTTTATCAAAGTGGTTAGAAGTAGAAGTATGTCAGGATGGAAAAATATTTAAGCAAAGATTTGAATATGCTTATGATAAAAAGCTTAAGAAGGTTATGCCAGGTACAGCTGTTACCAACCTTGAGGTAATCGGTCAAACAAATGAGACAGGAACAAAGGTAACATTTTTACCTGATAAAGAAGTGTTTTCTACTATAGATATTAAGTTTGATACAGTAGATGAAAGGTTAAAAGAAATATCTTTCCAAAATAAAGGTATTTTTCTTGAATTGATAGATGATAGAGGCGAGGAACAAGTAAGAAAAGAGTATTTTTCAGAAAGAGGGCTTCTTGATTTTATAGATTACTTAAACGAAGCTAAGACATGCCTTCATAAAGAGCCTATATTGATTTCTGGAGAAAGAGAAATAGGAAATGTAAAAATGTATGCTGAGGTATGTATGCAATTTACAGATTCAACTACAGAAACAATAATGAGCTATGTAAATAATATACCAACTACAGAGGCAGGAACACATGAGACAGGTTTTAAAACTGGCATGACAAGAGCCTTTAAAGATTGTGGGAAAAAGTTTGGTATTATAAAGGATAAAGATTTTGACGGAGAAGATTTAAGAGAAGGGCTTACTGCAATAGTAAAAATAAACCTTACAAACCCTATCTTTGAAGGCCAGACGAAAACAAAGTTAGGTAATAGTGAAGCTACTACTATGATGAATGATTTATCTTATACTAAGCTTTGTCAGTGGATAGAGGATAATAAAGAGTTAGCTTCTATGTTTATCAATAACGCTCTAGCAACAGCTGCAAGAAAAGAGAAGATAAAAAAGATTAATGAACTTGAGAGAAAAAAGGTTGGTAAAGGAGCTGCTCCACTTGCAGGTAAAATCGCAGTTTGTACATCAAAAGATAAAGCTATAAGTGAGTTTATAGTTGTTGAGGGAGATTCTGCTGGTGGTTCAGCAAAACAAGCTAGAGATAGGCGTTTCCAGACAATCATGCCTTCAAAGGGTAAAATAATGAATACGGAAAAGCAAAAGCTTGAGAATGTTTTAGGTAGTGAGGAATTAAAGATATTCAATACTGCTATAGGAACAGGTATACTTGATGCTTATGATGAAAAGGATTTGAAGTACGATAAGATAATAATAATGAGTGATGCAGACGTAGATGGATACCATATAAGAACACTTTGGATGACTTATATATATAGATATATGAGGCCTCTTATTGCCAATGGACATTTATATATGGCGCAACCACCGTTATATAAGGTTTATAAGGAAAGTAAAAAAGGTGAAATACATAAATATGCATATAGTGATGATGAGTTAGAAAGTGTTAAAAAGGAGATCGGAAAAGGTGCTTTAATACAAAGGTATAAAGGACTTGGGGAGATGAATCCAGAACAACTTTGGCAAACAACCTTAAATCCAGAAACTAGAACCCTTTATCAGATAACCATAGAAGATGCAGCAAAGGCAGAAAAAATGGTATCACTTCTAATGGGAGAAGTTGTTGAGCCGAGAAAAAATTATATGTATAAATATGCTGAATTTTAG
- a CDS encoding flagellin, protein MVINHNLNAMNAQRNMSINNGGAAKSMEKLSSGLRINRAGDDAVGLSISEKMRAQIRGLNQASRNAQDGISLIQTAEGALNETQSILQRMRELAVQAANDTNVTIDRQAIGAEIKTLATEINRIASTTQFNEKNLLNGSLSSPGTGVKLQIGANSDANLTLEVNIGCMAASTLKVSSLGISTNTSATDSISKINDAIKIVSTQRSNLGANQNRLEHTIANLDNASENLQAAESRVRDVDMAKEMMSFTKNNILQQAAQAMLAQANQAPQNVLQLLR, encoded by the coding sequence ATGGTTATTAATCACAATTTAAATGCAATGAATGCACAAAGAAACATGAGCATCAATAATGGTGGTGCTGCAAAATCAATGGAGAAATTATCTTCAGGTTTAAGAATCAACAGAGCTGGAGATGACGCTGTAGGTTTATCAATCTCTGAAAAAATGAGAGCTCAAATCAGAGGTCTTAACCAAGCTTCAAGAAATGCTCAAGATGGTATTTCTTTAATTCAAACAGCTGAAGGTGCTTTAAATGAAACACAAAGCATACTACAAAGAATGAGAGAATTAGCAGTTCAAGCAGCTAACGATACAAACGTTACTATTGATAGACAAGCTATCGGTGCTGAAATAAAAACTCTAGCAACAGAAATCAATAGAATAGCTAGCACAACTCAATTCAATGAAAAGAACTTATTAAATGGTTCTTTATCTTCTCCTGGTACTGGAGTTAAATTACAAATCGGAGCAAACTCTGATGCTAATTTAACATTAGAAGTAAACATTGGATGTATGGCTGCATCAACATTAAAAGTATCATCATTAGGAATATCTACAAATACTTCAGCAACAGATTCAATATCAAAAATAAACGATGCTATAAAAATAGTTTCAACTCAAAGATCAAATCTTGGAGCTAACCAAAACAGATTAGAGCACACAATAGCTAACTTAGATAATGCTTCAGAAAACTTACAAGCAGCAGAATCAAGAGTTAGAGACGTAGACATGGCTAAAGAAATGATGAGCTTTACAAAGAATAATATTCTTCAACAAGCTGCACAAGCTATGCTTGCTCAAGCAAACCAAGCACCACAAAACGTACTTCAATTATTAAGATAA
- a CDS encoding flagellin, whose product MVINHNLNAMNAQRNMSINNGSAAKSMEKLSSGLRINRAGDDAAGLSISEKMRAQIRGLNQASRNAQDGISLIQTAEGALNETQSILQRMRELAVQAANDTNVAVDRDAIKSELTTLTTEIDRIANTTQFNEKNLLNGSLSTTGVKLQIGANSDANLTLEVKIGKMDSAALSISSITVSSNSGATAAITSINTAIKTVSTQRSSLGANQNRLEHTIANLDNASENLQAAESRVRDVDMAKEMMSFTKNNILQQAAQAMLSQANQAPQNVLQLLR is encoded by the coding sequence ATGGTTATTAATCACAATTTAAACGCAATGAATGCACAAAGAAACATGAGTATCAACAATGGTAGTGCTGCAAAATCAATGGAAAAATTATCTTCAGGTTTAAGAATTAACAGAGCAGGAGATGACGCTGCAGGTTTATCAATCTCTGAAAAGATGAGAGCTCAAATCAGAGGTCTTAACCAAGCTTCAAGAAATGCTCAAGATGGTATTTCTTTAATCCAAACAGCTGAAGGTGCTTTAAATGAAACACAAAGCATACTACAAAGAATGAGAGAATTAGCAGTACAAGCAGCAAATGATACAAATGTTGCTGTTGATAGAGATGCTATAAAATCAGAGCTTACAACATTAACAACTGAAATTGATAGAATAGCAAATACAACTCAATTCAACGAAAAGAATTTATTAAATGGTTCTTTATCTACTACAGGAGTAAAGCTACAAATTGGAGCAAATTCAGATGCTAATTTAACACTAGAAGTTAAAATTGGAAAAATGGATTCGGCTGCTCTATCAATAAGTTCAATTACAGTTTCTTCAAACAGCGGTGCAACAGCTGCAATAACATCAATAAATACTGCTATAAAGACAGTATCAACACAAAGATCAAGCTTAGGAGCTAACCAAAACAGATTAGAGCACACAATAGCTAACTTAGATAATGCTTCAGAAAACTTACAAGCAGCAGAATCAAGAGTTAGAGACGTAGACATGGCTAAAGAAATGATGAGCTTTACAAAGAATAATATTCTTCAACAAGCAGCACAAGCTATGCTTTCACAAGCAAACCAAGCACCACAAAACGTACTTCAATTATTAAGATAG
- a CDS encoding flagellin, translated as MIINHNLNAMNAQRNMGINNGNAAKSMEKLSSGLRINRAGDDAAGLSISEKMRAQIRGLNQASRNAQDGISLIQTAEGALNETQSILQRMRELAVQASNDTNVAVDRSAIKSELDTLTTEIDRIAKTTQFNEKNLLTGSLAATGVKLQIGANSDANLTLEIKIGSMAASALGISGLDVASNGTATAAITSINSAIKTVSTQRSSLGANQNRLEHTIANLDNASENLQAAESRVRDVDMAKEMMSFTKNNILQQAAQAMLSQANQAPQNVLQLLR; from the coding sequence ATGATCATTAATCACAATTTAAATGCAATGAATGCACAAAGAAATATGGGTATAAACAATGGTAATGCTGCAAAATCAATGGAGAAATTATCTTCAGGATTAAGAATTAACAGAGCTGGAGATGATGCTGCAGGTTTATCAATTTCTGAAAAAATGAGAGCTCAAATCAGAGGTCTTAATCAAGCTTCAAGAAATGCTCAAGATGGTATATCACTAATTCAAACAGCTGAAGGTGCTTTAAATGAAACACAAAGCATACTACAAAGAATGAGAGAATTAGCAGTACAAGCATCAAATGATACAAACGTTGCTGTTGATAGATCTGCTATAAAATCAGAGCTTGACACATTAACAACTGAAATTGACAGAATAGCTAAGACAACTCAATTCAACGAAAAGAATTTATTAACTGGTTCTTTAGCAGCTACAGGAGTTAAACTGCAAATCGGAGCTAACTCAGATGCTAACTTAACACTAGAAATCAAAATAGGTTCAATGGCTGCATCAGCACTAGGAATTTCAGGGTTAGATGTTGCATCAAACGGTACTGCAACAGCTGCAATAACATCAATAAATAGTGCTATAAAAACAGTATCAACACAAAGATCAAGCTTAGGAGCTAACCAAAACAGATTAGAGCACACAATAGCTAACTTAGATAATGCTTCAGAAAACTTACAAGCAGCAGAATCAAGAGTTAGAGACGTAGACATGGCTAAAGAAATGATGAGCTTTACAAAGAATAATATTCTTCAACAAGCAGCACAAGCTATGCTTTCACAAGCAAACCAAGCACCACAAAACGTACTTCAATTATTAAGATAG
- a CDS encoding flagellin translates to MIINHNLNAMNAQRNMSINNGSAAKSMEKLSSGLRINRAGDDAAGLSISEKMRAQIRGLNQASRNAQDGISLIQTAEGALNETQSILQRMRELAVQAANDTNVAVDRSAIKSEIDTLTTEIDRIAKTTQFNEKNLLTGSLAATGVKLQIGANSDANLTLEIKIGSMAASALGISGLDVASNGVATAAITSINSAIKTVSTQRSSLGANQNRLEHTIANLDNASENLQAAESRVRDVDMAKEMMSFTKNNILQQAAQAMLAQANQAPQNVLQLLR, encoded by the coding sequence ATGATTATTAACCACAATTTAAACGCAATGAATGCACAAAGAAACATGAGCATCAATAATGGTTCTGCTGCAAAGTCAATGGAGAAATTATCTTCAGGTTTAAGAATTAACAGAGCTGGAGATGATGCTGCAGGTTTATCAATTTCTGAAAAAATGAGAGCTCAAATTAGAGGTCTTAATCAAGCTTCAAGAAATGCTCAAGATGGTATTTCTTTAATCCAAACAGCTGAAGGTGCTTTAAATGAAACTCAAAGCATACTACAAAGAATGAGAGAATTAGCAGTACAAGCAGCAAATGATACAAATGTTGCTGTTGATAGATCTGCTATAAAATCAGAGATTGACACATTAACAACTGAAATTGATAGAATAGCTAAGACAACTCAATTCAACGAAAAGAATTTATTAACTGGTTCTTTAGCAGCTACAGGAGTTAAACTGCAAATCGGAGCTAACTCAGATGCTAATTTAACACTAGAAATTAAAATAGGTTCGATGGCTGCATCAGCACTAGGAATTTCAGGATTAGATGTTGCATCAAATGGTGTTGCAACAGCTGCAATAACATCAATAAACAGTGCTATAAAAACAGTATCAACACAAAGATCAAGCTTAGGAGCTAACCAAAACAGATTAGAGCACACAATAGCTAACTTAGATAATGCTTCAGAAAACTTACAAGCAGCAGAATCAAGAGTTAGAGACGTAGACATGGCTAAAGAAATGATGAGCTTTACAAAGAATAACATTCTTCAACAAGCTGCACAGGCTATGCTTGCTCAAGCAAACCAAGCACCACAAAATGTACTTCAATTATTAAGATAA
- a CDS encoding IS982 family transposase produces MPEFNKDSTITINDLKDFIVVTYVIIDDFYQKVTPTFIKNRRNIAKSVMTDSEIITISLVGELLTIDSEKAWFGFCSKNLRDLFPNFCSRPRFHRVRKSLFRVIDEIRKELTKFLNYQYDRIRIADSMPIPVCKFGRAHFHKAFKPEAAYGRCASKKETYYGFKLHALVALDGYITDFTVTAANIDDRDVVWELTANSEIDILIGDKGYIGQKVASQLKETRYIRLLTINRNNSKTKLLKPFRQLIFKARRRVETTFSQLSEQLNMQRVLTKSTWGFATRISNKILAHNLCYFINKFFNIGIEISKIKELVFG; encoded by the coding sequence ATGCCAGAGTTTAATAAAGATTCTACCATAACAATAAATGACTTAAAAGATTTTATTGTTGTCACTTATGTTATAATTGATGACTTTTACCAAAAAGTAACTCCAACATTTATTAAAAATCGTCGTAACATCGCTAAATCAGTAATGACTGATAGCGAAATAATTACGATTTCTTTAGTAGGTGAACTCTTAACCATTGACTCTGAAAAAGCATGGTTTGGATTTTGCTCTAAAAACCTACGAGACTTATTTCCCAACTTTTGTAGTAGGCCGAGGTTTCATAGAGTTAGAAAGTCATTATTTCGAGTCATTGATGAAATTCGTAAAGAGTTAACGAAATTTCTTAACTATCAATATGACCGAATAAGAATTGCAGATAGTATGCCAATTCCTGTGTGTAAGTTTGGGAGAGCTCATTTCCATAAAGCTTTTAAGCCGGAGGCTGCCTACGGGCGATGCGCTTCGAAAAAAGAAACATATTATGGATTCAAATTACATGCTTTAGTAGCCCTCGATGGCTATATCACAGATTTTACTGTAACAGCAGCAAATATTGATGACAGAGATGTCGTCTGGGAACTCACAGCTAATTCAGAGATTGATATACTAATAGGTGATAAAGGATATATAGGTCAAAAAGTTGCTTCGCAATTAAAAGAAACAAGGTACATTCGTCTTTTAACAATAAATCGTAACAATAGTAAAACTAAACTTTTAAAACCTTTTAGGCAGTTGATATTCAAGGCTCGTCGTAGAGTAGAAACTACTTTTTCTCAGCTCTCCGAGCAATTAAATATGCAGAGGGTTCTTACAAAATCAACTTGGGGATTTGCCACAAGAATATCAAATAAAATATTAGCTCATAATCTTTGCTATTTTATAAATAAATTTTTTAATATAGGTATAGAAATATCAAAGATTAAAGAATTAGTATTCGGATAA